The following proteins are co-located in the Pedobacter sp. FW305-3-2-15-E-R2A2 genome:
- a CDS encoding GMC family oxidoreductase, with protein sequence MQTEIIVIGSGVAATALITKILESRPDTTITVLEAGGKIKMRDFALYQNYLISNKLPFDHQNIYDSCYDLAYQDRDKPGENAFSGDTEIPMNGSRAFLYGGSTVHWGGWAFRLKEEDFKLRSNLKAKGKATGDVIDWPISYADLEPFYQEAEDFIGVSGDSEDQTTARLGKYPFPAFPFTLEDGLFIDAFNKLPQPISYAHLPIARYGDTHSNNSHGPCHTTGLCKYCPFGARFVAANNLDDLVSSAKYPNLKIITNAIVEEILMDTKDHATGVRYFDKKKNIWVNIQGKRIIAAAGAIETPKLLLRSAKNLWENGIGNDRDLVGRFLISHPYFFYKAVLPKNPQMLQPEMGFPTLVSRHFDSLEEQHKGKFIMINPPSSPKLNLARSMGSGKSREEIIKSIQNNATVQLQGIVEVFSEARNRVTNTKKTNRFGLWETKIEFWKSPGFEDRMKEIEGTVKKIFEQMGAVDVGIETAISWRADHAACTTRMSSDPEVGVVDQNLKIHGTSNIYVCSNSSFSSLGAVNPTLTLTALSLRLAGHLLTELKTEANL encoded by the coding sequence ATGCAGACAGAGATCATCGTTATCGGATCTGGAGTCGCAGCAACCGCTCTTATTACCAAAATTCTTGAATCCCGTCCGGATACGACCATTACCGTACTAGAAGCAGGAGGAAAAATAAAGATGCGGGATTTCGCACTCTACCAGAACTACCTGATCAGCAATAAGCTTCCTTTTGACCATCAGAATATTTATGATTCCTGTTATGATCTGGCTTATCAGGATAGAGATAAGCCAGGCGAAAATGCGTTTTCAGGAGATACAGAAATCCCTATGAATGGATCGAGAGCATTTCTCTATGGCGGTTCTACAGTGCATTGGGGCGGTTGGGCCTTTCGGCTTAAGGAGGAGGATTTTAAACTTCGAAGCAATTTAAAGGCAAAAGGAAAGGCGACAGGAGATGTGATCGACTGGCCGATCAGTTATGCTGATCTTGAGCCTTTTTATCAGGAAGCAGAAGATTTTATCGGCGTGTCGGGAGATTCAGAAGATCAGACCACTGCACGTTTAGGGAAATATCCGTTCCCGGCTTTTCCATTTACTTTAGAAGATGGACTGTTTATCGACGCATTCAATAAGCTGCCGCAACCGATCAGTTATGCCCATTTGCCGATAGCCCGTTATGGAGATACCCATTCCAATAACAGTCATGGACCATGTCATACTACAGGCCTTTGTAAATACTGTCCTTTTGGCGCCCGTTTCGTAGCGGCAAACAATCTTGACGACCTGGTGTCATCGGCGAAGTATCCGAATTTAAAGATCATTACCAATGCGATTGTTGAGGAGATTCTGATGGACACCAAAGATCATGCGACAGGAGTAAGGTACTTTGACAAAAAGAAGAATATCTGGGTAAATATTCAGGGCAAGCGGATTATTGCGGCTGCTGGCGCGATAGAAACACCCAAACTATTACTACGTTCCGCAAAAAATCTATGGGAAAACGGGATCGGCAACGACCGTGATCTGGTAGGTCGGTTTTTAATTTCGCATCCTTATTTTTTTTATAAAGCGGTATTGCCCAAAAACCCGCAGATGTTACAACCGGAGATGGGTTTTCCAACATTGGTGTCGCGCCATTTTGATAGTCTGGAAGAACAGCATAAAGGTAAATTCATTATGATCAATCCACCCTCATCCCCGAAACTGAATCTTGCCAGATCTATGGGGAGTGGCAAGAGCAGGGAAGAGATCATTAAATCCATCCAGAACAATGCTACAGTACAATTACAGGGAATTGTTGAAGTTTTTAGTGAAGCCCGTAACCGGGTAACGAATACGAAGAAGACAAACCGGTTTGGTTTATGGGAAACAAAAATAGAGTTCTGGAAAAGCCCCGGATTCGAGGACAGAATGAAAGAAATAGAGGGAACCGTAAAAAAGATATTCGAGCAGATGGGGGCGGTAGATGTGGGCATTGAAACCGCGATCTCCTGGCGTGCTGACCATGCAGCCTGTACCACCCGGATGAGCAGTGATCCTGAAGTTGGAGTCGTAGACCAGAACCTCAAGATCCACGGAACCTCCAATATCTATGTCTGTTCCAATTCTTCTTTTTCCTCCCTGGGGGCAGTAAATCCAACCCTGACCCTGACGGCCTTGTCATTAAGGTTAGCGGGACATTTATTAACCGAATTAAAAACCGAAGCCAACTTGTAA